The proteins below come from a single Lepidochelys kempii isolate rLepKem1 chromosome 20, rLepKem1.hap2, whole genome shotgun sequence genomic window:
- the KRT18 gene encoding keratin, type I cytoskeletal 18, with amino-acid sequence MSFSRSTSYSSSLRSPSIMGRRYAPNTSAASVYAGAGGSGSRISMARATSLGSSFQGSSSGGSYGISLSGSGVVQNEKETMQDLNDRLASYLERVRSLETDNRKLELQIREFMDKKGPRSQDWSRYFQIIEDLRNQIFESAVGNARIVLQIDNARLAADDFRVKFESELAIRQSVESDINGLRKVLDDTNMSRLQLEGEIESLREELIFMKKNHQDEVDSLQAQIASSGLTVEVDAAQPQDLGKVMAEIRAQYDTLAQKNMADLDQQWNQMITQSTAEITENTKEIEVARSSVSELRRTYQTLEIEVESLRNLKASLEANLRDVEQHYIVQMEHLNGQLLRAEAELAQVRNDIQRQSEDYQALLNIKDKLEAEIATYRQLLEGGEEFNLHDALVDSSSVTQTTHQVVTTTKKLVDGKVVSETSKSQVIEN; translated from the exons ATGAGTTTCTCCAGATCCACCTCCTACTCCAGCAGCCTGAGAAGTCCGAGCATCATGGGCAGGAGGTACGCCCCAAACACCAGTGCTGCCAGCGTCTACgccggggccgggggctctggctCGAGGATCTCCATGGCCAGggccaccagcctgggctccagcttccAGGGCAGCAGCTCTGGAGGCAGTTACGGCATCTCCCTGTCGGGCTCCGGGGTGGTGCAGAACGAGAAGGAAACCATGCAGGATCTGAACGATCGCCTGGCCTCCTACCTGGAGAGGGTGCGCAGCCTGGAAACCGACAACCGCAAGCTGGAGCTCCAGATCCGGGAGTTCATGGACAAGAAGGGCCCCAGGTCCCAGGACTGGAGCCGCTACTTCCAGATCATCGAGGACCTGAGGAACCAG ATCTTCGAGAGCGCCGTGGGAAATGCCCGCATCGTCCTGCAGATTGACAACGCCCGCCTGGCCGCCGATGACTTCCGGGTCAA GTTCGAGTCGGAGCTGGCCATCCGCCAGTCGGTGGAGAGCGACATCAACGGGCTGCGGAAGGTCCTCGACGACACCAACATGAGCCGGCTGCAGCTGGAGGGCGAAATTGAGTCCCTCAGGGAGGAGCTGATCTTCATGAAGAAGAACCACCAGGAT GAGGTGGACAGCTTGCAGGCCCAGATCGCCAGCTCGGGGCTGACAGTGGAAGTGGATGCCGCTCAGCCTCAGGACCTGGGCAAGGTCATGGCGGAGATCCGGGCTCAGTATGACACGCTGGCGCAGAAGAACATGGCGGACCTGGACCAGCAATGGAACCAGATG ATCACCCAGAGCACCGCGGAGATCACCGAGAACACAAAGGAGATCGAGGTGGCCCGCAGCAGTGTCTCCGAGCTGCGCCGCACCTACCAGACGCTGGAGATCGAGGTGGAGTCCCTGCGCAACCTG AAAGCCAGCCTGGAGGCAAACCTGCGGGACGTGGAGCAGCACTACATCGTGCAGATGGAGCATCTGAATGGGCAGCTCCTGCGGGCCGAGGCGGAGCTGGCTCAGGTACGCAACGACATCCAGCGCCAGTCTGAGGACTACCAGGCCCTGCTGAACATCAAGGACAAGCTGGAGGCAGAAATCGCTACCTACAGGCAGCTGTTGGAGGGCGGAGAGGAGTTCAA CCTGCACGACGCTCTGGTGGACAGCAGCAGTGTCACGCAGACCACCCACCAGGTCGTCACCACGACCAAGAAGTTGGTGGACGGCAAAGTGGTGTCGGAGACCAGCAAGTCGCAAGTGATCGAGAACTGA
- the LOC140900928 gene encoding uncharacterized protein: MKDRGHNRDLKQCRVKLKELRQAYQKTREVNGRSGSEPQTCRFYDELHAILGGSATTTPAVLFDSFNGDGGNTEAGFGDEEEDDDDEVVASSQQASGETGFPDSQELFLTLDLEPVLPKPTQGCLLDPAGGEGTSAACVSMITGSSPSQRLVKIRKKKKRTRDEMFSELMLSSHTDRAQTNAWRQITSECRKAQNDQEERWQAEESKWQAEESKWRAEDRAEAQMWRQRDERRQDSMLRQLEDQTSMLQCMVELQQRQLEHRLPLQLLCN, translated from the exons atgaaggacagaggccataacagggacctgaagcagtgccgcgtgaaacttaaggagctgaggcaagcctaccagaaaaccagagaggtgaacggccgctccgggtcagagccccaaacatgccgcttctatgatgagctgcatgccattttagggggttcagccaccactaccccagccgtgttgtttgactccttcaatggagatggaggcaacacggaagcaggttttggggacgaagaagaagatgatgatgatgaggttgtagctagctcacagcaagcaagcggagaaaccggttttcctgatagccaggaactgtttctcaccctggacctggagccagtactccccaaacccacccaaggctgcctcctggacccagcaggcggagaagggacctctg ctgcatgtgtttcaatgatcacaggatcttctccttcccagaggctagtgaagattagaaagaaaaaaaaacgcactcgtgatgaaatgttctctgagctcatgctgtcctcccacactgacagagcacagacgaatgcgtggaggcaaataacgtcagagtgcaggaaagcacaaaatgaccaggaagagaggtggcaggctgaagagagtaagtggcaggctgaagagagtaagtggcgggctgaagacagggctgaagctcaaatgtggcgacagcgtgatgagaggaggcaggattcaatgctgaggcagctggaggatcaaaccagtatgctccagtgtatggttgagctgcagcaaaggcagctggagcacagactgccactacagctcctgtgtaactaa